Proteins found in one Bactrocera oleae isolate idBacOlea1 chromosome X, idBacOlea1, whole genome shotgun sequence genomic segment:
- the CPT2 gene encoding carnitine O-palmitoyltransferase 2, mitochondrial isoform X2, with translation MYLRDRNPLPLNYNPLLIMKHDTKKAYQDQLLRATNLVISSMRFWRSLQADLLEPEIYHLSAKKSDTQGFKNIMRLVPERIATYAAYAFKAFPLDMSQYKQLFGVSRIPGKGKDSLVQNENSKHILVLRAGNLYSVDVLDEEGNIENPDVILGRLHTVVKNSDANGSSTVPIGTLTSINRDEWANLRKYLTDNIGGENKRLLEREIDAALFCLCLDSNNSPRYSEENFVPLLKDLLAGDGTNRWFDKSVSLIVTADGTAAVNFEHSWGDGVAVLRYFNEIFEETTNNAFAKPSIIVNDTEKIKCVRLIKLKTDTFVENAVQKAILKNKHIMHQLNINTLKYPELNKDICKALGLSPDAIMQLSFQLAYKRAFNDYVGTYESCSTAAFRHGRTETVRPCTMATKRVCDNLERSLAKQPHLSELYALIKQCSLVHTELTKQAAMGQGFDRHLFALRYQAKLHGKELPAIYESEAYAKINHNIISTSTLSSDALLAGSFGPVVRDGLGIAYSIQNDYCGAIVSSYENERNGKEFVDCLQTAFRDISSILKHFLK, from the exons ATGTATTTACGTGATAGAAATCCATTACCTCTTAATTATAATCCCTTGCTCATTATGAAACACGACACAAAAAAGGCATACCAAGACCAGTTGCTGCGTGCCACTAATTTAGTGATAAGTTCCATGAGATTTTGGCGTTCGTTGCAAGCAGACCTATTAGAGCCTGAAATTTATCATCTGAGTGCTAAGAAAAGCGATACACAAGGATTTAAGAATATTATGCGCCTTGTTCCTGAAAGAATTGCCACATATGCGGCTTATGCTTTCAAAGCTTTCCCTTTGGATATGAGTCAATACAAACAACTTTTTGGAGTATCTAGAATACCAGGAAAAGGCAAAGATTCGTTAGTGCAAAATGAAAACTCAAAGCATATATTAGTCCTTCGCGCTGGCAATTTATATTCAGTAGATGTTTTGGACGAGGAGGGAAATATAGAAAATCCAGATGTAATTCTTGGGCGTTTACATACGGTTGTAAAAAATTCTGATGCTAACGGTAGTTCCACTGTGCCCATTGGAACTTTGACTTCTATTAATCGGGATGAATGGGCTAATTTGCGCAAATATTTAACTGATAATATAGGAGGAGAAAATAAACGATTACTTGAAAGAGAAATTGATGCTGCTTTATTTTGCCTTTGTTTAGACTCAAATAATTCCCCAAGATACAGTGAAGAAAATTTTGTACCACTGCTCAAAGACTTGTTAGCGGGAGACGGCACAAATCG ttggtTCGATAAATCAGTATCATTAATAGTAACTGCGGATGGTACGGCCGCTGTAAACTTTGAACACTCCTGGGGCGATGGAGTCGCCGTactaagatattttaatgaaatattcgaAGAAACTACAAATAATGCTTTTGCAAAGCCTAGTATAATAGTTAATGATACTGAAAAAATAAAGTGCGTAAGACTGATCAAACTAAAAACAGACACATTTGTAGAAAATGCTGTACAAAAAGCTATATTGAAAAACAAGCATATAATGCATCAACTGAATATAAATACACTCAAATATCCGGaattaaataaagatatatgcAAAGCACTTGGTTTGAGCCCTGATGCAATAATGCAACTTTCATTTCAACTCGCATATAAAAGAGCTTTTAATGATTATGTTGGTACTTATGAATCGTGCAGTACGGCTGCATTTCGACACGGTCGCACCGAAACCGTGCGTCCATGCACCATGGCGACAAAACGCGTGTGTGATAACTTGGAGCGAAGTCTTGCAAAGCAGCCACATTTAAGTGAGTTATATGCCTTAATCAAACAGTGTTCGCTTGTACATACTGAGCTAACGAAACAGGCTGCAATGGGACAAGGTTTCGACAGGCATTTGTTTGCTTTAAGATATCAAGCTAAACTCCATGGAAAAGAATTGCCTGCTATATATGAAAGTGAGGCGTATGCTAAAATCAATCACAACATTATTAGCACTTCAACGCTATCATCCGATGCTTTGTTGGCTGGCTCTTTTGGTCCAGTCGTACGAGATGGTTTGGGAATAGC ATATTCAATACAAAATGATTACTGTGGTGCAATAGTTTCTTCTTATGAAAATGAGCGCAACGGAAAAGAATTTGTCGATTGCTTACAAACAGCATTTCGTGATATATCTAgcattttaaaacatttcttGAAATAG
- the CPT2 gene encoding carnitine O-palmitoyltransferase 2, mitochondrial isoform X1, whose product MYSIMMAINLRRHNPLISNLILCKRNLSGQSDYQFLQHSNLPTYYFQKSLPRLPIPKLKLTTSRFLAAVQPILDQKEYDRTVRILSDFLIGDGVELQALLQKYDNLNSHTSYISEPWFDMYLRDRNPLPLNYNPLLIMKHDTKKAYQDQLLRATNLVISSMRFWRSLQADLLEPEIYHLSAKKSDTQGFKNIMRLVPERIATYAAYAFKAFPLDMSQYKQLFGVSRIPGKGKDSLVQNENSKHILVLRAGNLYSVDVLDEEGNIENPDVILGRLHTVVKNSDANGSSTVPIGTLTSINRDEWANLRKYLTDNIGGENKRLLEREIDAALFCLCLDSNNSPRYSEENFVPLLKDLLAGDGTNRWFDKSVSLIVTADGTAAVNFEHSWGDGVAVLRYFNEIFEETTNNAFAKPSIIVNDTEKIKCVRLIKLKTDTFVENAVQKAILKNKHIMHQLNINTLKYPELNKDICKALGLSPDAIMQLSFQLAYKRAFNDYVGTYESCSTAAFRHGRTETVRPCTMATKRVCDNLERSLAKQPHLSELYALIKQCSLVHTELTKQAAMGQGFDRHLFALRYQAKLHGKELPAIYESEAYAKINHNIISTSTLSSDALLAGSFGPVVRDGLGIAYSIQNDYCGAIVSSYENERNGKEFVDCLQTAFRDISSILKHFLK is encoded by the exons ATGTATTCAATTATGATGGCAATAAATTTACGTCGGCATAATCCCTTGAtcagtaatttaattttgtgtaaaaGGAATTTGTCTGGTCAAAGTGACTATCAGTTTCTACAACATTCGAATTTACCTACttattatttccaaaaatcaTTACCTCGTTTACCAAttccaaaattaaagttaacaaCTTCTCGTTTTCTTGCTGCTGTGCAGCCTATTTTGGATCAGAAAGAATATGATCGAACCGTTCGAATTTTATCAGATTTTCTAATTGGTGACGGAGTCGAGTTGCAGGCATTACTACAAAAATACGACAATTTAAATAGCCATACAAGCTACATATCAGAGCCATG gtTCGACATGTATTTACGTGATAGAAATCCATTACCTCTTAATTATAATCCCTTGCTCATTATGAAACACGACACAAAAAAGGCATACCAAGACCAGTTGCTGCGTGCCACTAATTTAGTGATAAGTTCCATGAGATTTTGGCGTTCGTTGCAAGCAGACCTATTAGAGCCTGAAATTTATCATCTGAGTGCTAAGAAAAGCGATACACAAGGATTTAAGAATATTATGCGCCTTGTTCCTGAAAGAATTGCCACATATGCGGCTTATGCTTTCAAAGCTTTCCCTTTGGATATGAGTCAATACAAACAACTTTTTGGAGTATCTAGAATACCAGGAAAAGGCAAAGATTCGTTAGTGCAAAATGAAAACTCAAAGCATATATTAGTCCTTCGCGCTGGCAATTTATATTCAGTAGATGTTTTGGACGAGGAGGGAAATATAGAAAATCCAGATGTAATTCTTGGGCGTTTACATACGGTTGTAAAAAATTCTGATGCTAACGGTAGTTCCACTGTGCCCATTGGAACTTTGACTTCTATTAATCGGGATGAATGGGCTAATTTGCGCAAATATTTAACTGATAATATAGGAGGAGAAAATAAACGATTACTTGAAAGAGAAATTGATGCTGCTTTATTTTGCCTTTGTTTAGACTCAAATAATTCCCCAAGATACAGTGAAGAAAATTTTGTACCACTGCTCAAAGACTTGTTAGCGGGAGACGGCACAAATCG ttggtTCGATAAATCAGTATCATTAATAGTAACTGCGGATGGTACGGCCGCTGTAAACTTTGAACACTCCTGGGGCGATGGAGTCGCCGTactaagatattttaatgaaatattcgaAGAAACTACAAATAATGCTTTTGCAAAGCCTAGTATAATAGTTAATGATACTGAAAAAATAAAGTGCGTAAGACTGATCAAACTAAAAACAGACACATTTGTAGAAAATGCTGTACAAAAAGCTATATTGAAAAACAAGCATATAATGCATCAACTGAATATAAATACACTCAAATATCCGGaattaaataaagatatatgcAAAGCACTTGGTTTGAGCCCTGATGCAATAATGCAACTTTCATTTCAACTCGCATATAAAAGAGCTTTTAATGATTATGTTGGTACTTATGAATCGTGCAGTACGGCTGCATTTCGACACGGTCGCACCGAAACCGTGCGTCCATGCACCATGGCGACAAAACGCGTGTGTGATAACTTGGAGCGAAGTCTTGCAAAGCAGCCACATTTAAGTGAGTTATATGCCTTAATCAAACAGTGTTCGCTTGTACATACTGAGCTAACGAAACAGGCTGCAATGGGACAAGGTTTCGACAGGCATTTGTTTGCTTTAAGATATCAAGCTAAACTCCATGGAAAAGAATTGCCTGCTATATATGAAAGTGAGGCGTATGCTAAAATCAATCACAACATTATTAGCACTTCAACGCTATCATCCGATGCTTTGTTGGCTGGCTCTTTTGGTCCAGTCGTACGAGATGGTTTGGGAATAGC ATATTCAATACAAAATGATTACTGTGGTGCAATAGTTTCTTCTTATGAAAATGAGCGCAACGGAAAAGAATTTGTCGATTGCTTACAAACAGCATTTCGTGATATATCTAgcattttaaaacatttcttGAAATAG